The following proteins are co-located in the Candidatus Competibacteraceae bacterium genome:
- the narJ gene encoding nitrate reductase molybdenum cofactor assembly chaperone, with translation MKTLKVLSALLCYPQPELQAALGEMIEVLDQENLLPEREHRALLAMMSQMRRTDLIELQERYVRLFDRGRALSLHLFEHIHGESRDRGQAMINLLEVYRQHGFELSARELPDYLPLFLEYLAQRPAGEALDMLADAMHVMALLGARLTERGSDYHVVFDALAALVGEPADIEDIRRQAATEGPDQTVVNMDKIWEEEAVTFLANQDGCGARQDGQGVAQPVRWAPPPGSSSPAIRSL, from the coding sequence ATGAAAACCCTGAAAGTGCTGTCCGCTCTGCTCTGCTACCCGCAGCCGGAACTGCAAGCCGCGCTGGGTGAAATGATCGAGGTTCTCGATCAGGAAAATTTGTTGCCGGAACGCGAGCATCGGGCATTGCTGGCGATGATGAGCCAAATGCGGCGGACCGATCTGATCGAGTTGCAGGAGCGGTATGTCCGGCTGTTCGATCGGGGCCGGGCGCTGTCGCTGCATCTGTTCGAACACATCCACGGCGAATCGCGGGATCGCGGCCAGGCCATGATCAACCTGCTGGAGGTTTACCGGCAACACGGCTTTGAACTCAGCGCCCGGGAATTACCCGACTACCTCCCGCTGTTTCTGGAATATCTGGCGCAGCGCCCGGCTGGAGAGGCGCTGGACATGCTGGCCGACGCCATGCACGTCATGGCCTTGCTCGGCGCCCGGCTGACGGAGCGCGGCAGTGATTATCACGTCGTGTTCGATGCCCTTGCCGCGCTGGTCGGTGAACCGGCGGACATCGAGGACATTCGTCGGCAAGCGGCTACCGAGGGCCCCGATCAAACCGTGGTGAACATGGACAAGATTTGGGAAGAGGAGGCGGTGACCTTCCTGGCGAATCAGGACGGTTGCGGAGCCCGCCAAGACGGTCAGGGTGTGGCTCAGCCGGTGCGCTGGGCGCCTCCACCTGGTTCAAGCTCACCCGCCATTCGTTCCCTGTGA
- a CDS encoding nitrate reductase subunit alpha, with the protein MSHFLDRLNFFKKVTDTFSGEHGVVTNEDRGWEDAYRARWQHDKIVRSTHGVNCTGSCSWKIYVKNGLVTWETQQTDYPRTRDDLPNHEPRGCSRGASYSWYLYSANRVKYPMIRGRLIKLWRTALAMHKDPVAAWASIVEDPAKATEYKSQRGLGGFIRSSWDEVNPIIAAANVYTAKQYGPDRIYGFSPIPAMSMVSYAAGSRYLSLIGGACGSFYDWYCDLPPASPMVWGEQTDVPESADWYNSTFLMLWGSNVPQTRTPDAHFMTEVRYKGAKIAVVCPDYSEASKFADIWLHPKQGTDAAVAMAMGHVILREFYLDGKSEYFTDYVRTKTDFPYLVMLDPRKDGTFVNGRFLRAADLADGAGQANNPEWKTLAFDENSGHLLVPNGSIGFRWGEKEGMVGKWNLEPKEALSGAETQLRLSVNEIKDAVVPVSFPYFGSTQHPYFACTEHEAVQVRHVPVKKVKLADGSEALVATVYDLSLAQYGLDRGLGGDNVAKTYDDDVPYTPAWQERITGVPREQIITVARQFAENADKTHGKSMIIIGAAMNHWYHMDMNYRGVINMLMMCGCVGQSGGGWSHYVGQEKLRPQTGWTALAFALDWHRPPRHMNSTSFFYIHSSQWRYERLAMTEILSPLVDPRQWQGTQIDYNVRSARMGWLPTAPHFDANPLQIAKDAAAAGKAPNEYLAESLKAGKVNFAFEDPDNPVNFPRNMFVWRSNLLGSSGKGHEYFLKYLLGAVHGVQGKDLGEEGGEKPMEVKWRKGAEGKLDLLVTLDFRMSTTCMYSDIVLPTATWYEKNDLNTSDMHPFIHPLSAAVDPAWESRTDWDIFKGIARTFSEVCVGHLGVEKDIIALPTQHDTPSELAMPDVKDWKKGECELIPGKTAPSLIVVERDYPNTYKKFTSVGPLLDTIGNGGKGISWKTEHEVEALATLNYTVLEEGVSKGRPRIDSDIDAAEMIMMLAPETNGHVAVKAWAALGKITGRDHTHLALPKEHEKIRFRDIQAQPRKIISSPTWSGLEDEKVSYNAGYTNVHELIPWRTLTGRQQFYQDHPWMLGFGEAMCAYRPPVDMKTIEPIIGKKPNGNQEIVLNFITPHQKWGIHSTYTDNLLMLTLSRGGPIIWMSEIDAKKAGIEDNDWIEAYNLNGAIAARAVVSQRVPEGMSMMYHAQEKIVNTPGSEITGTRGGIHNSVTRTVLKPTHMIGSYAQQSYGFNYYGTVGANRDEFIIVRKMAKVDWLDDEIPADATVEAH; encoded by the coding sequence ATGAGTCACTTTCTCGACCGACTGAATTTCTTCAAGAAAGTCACCGACACTTTCTCCGGCGAGCACGGGGTCGTTACCAACGAAGACCGTGGCTGGGAAGACGCCTACCGCGCCCGCTGGCAGCACGATAAGATCGTGCGCTCCACTCACGGGGTGAACTGCACCGGCTCCTGTAGCTGGAAAATCTATGTCAAGAACGGTCTGGTCACCTGGGAAACCCAGCAGACCGATTACCCGCGCACCCGCGACGATCTGCCGAACCACGAGCCACGCGGTTGCTCGCGTGGCGCGTCCTACAGTTGGTATCTGTACAGCGCCAACCGGGTGAAATACCCGATGATTCGCGGCCGGCTGATCAAACTCTGGCGCACGGCGCTGGCGATGCATAAGGACCCGGTGGCGGCGTGGGCGTCGATTGTCGAAGATCCGGCCAAGGCAACCGAGTACAAGAGTCAGCGCGGTTTGGGTGGCTTCATCCGCTCTAGCTGGGACGAGGTCAACCCCATCATCGCCGCCGCCAACGTCTACACCGCCAAGCAATACGGACCGGATCGCATCTACGGTTTCTCGCCGATTCCGGCCATGTCGATGGTGTCCTACGCCGCCGGCTCCCGCTATCTGTCGCTGATCGGCGGCGCTTGCGGCAGCTTCTACGATTGGTACTGCGACCTGCCGCCGGCCAGCCCGATGGTGTGGGGCGAACAAACCGACGTGCCGGAATCCGCGGACTGGTACAACTCCACCTTCCTGATGCTGTGGGGTTCCAACGTGCCGCAGACCCGCACCCCGGATGCGCATTTCATGACCGAGGTGCGCTACAAGGGCGCCAAGATCGCGGTGGTCTGTCCGGATTACTCGGAAGCGTCGAAATTTGCCGACATCTGGCTGCATCCCAAGCAGGGTACCGACGCGGCCGTCGCCATGGCCATGGGTCACGTCATCCTGCGCGAGTTTTATCTCGACGGAAAGAGCGAGTATTTCACCGATTACGTCCGCACCAAGACCGATTTCCCCTATCTGGTGATGCTCGATCCGCGCAAAGACGGGACTTTCGTCAATGGCCGTTTCCTGCGTGCCGCCGATCTGGCCGATGGCGCGGGTCAGGCGAACAACCCGGAATGGAAAACCCTGGCATTTGACGAAAACAGCGGCCATTTGCTGGTTCCGAACGGTTCCATCGGTTTCCGCTGGGGCGAGAAGGAAGGCATGGTCGGCAAGTGGAATCTGGAGCCGAAAGAAGCACTGAGCGGCGCCGAGACCCAGTTGCGCTTGTCGGTCAACGAGATCAAGGACGCAGTGGTTCCGGTCAGTTTCCCGTATTTCGGTTCGACCCAGCACCCGTATTTCGCCTGCACCGAGCACGAGGCCGTGCAAGTCCGTCATGTGCCGGTGAAGAAGGTCAAGCTGGCCGATGGTTCCGAGGCGCTGGTGGCCACCGTTTACGACCTGAGCCTGGCCCAATACGGTTTGGATCGGGGTCTGGGTGGCGATAACGTCGCTAAGACCTACGACGACGATGTGCCCTATACCCCGGCTTGGCAGGAAAGGATTACCGGGGTGCCGCGTGAGCAGATCATTACGGTCGCCCGCCAGTTTGCCGAGAACGCCGACAAGACTCATGGCAAGTCGATGATCATCATCGGCGCGGCGATGAACCACTGGTATCACATGGACATGAACTACCGGGGTGTCATCAACATGCTGATGATGTGCGGCTGCGTCGGTCAAAGCGGCGGCGGCTGGTCGCATTACGTCGGTCAGGAGAAGCTGCGCCCGCAGACTGGCTGGACGGCGCTAGCGTTTGCCCTGGACTGGCACCGTCCGCCCCGGCACATGAACTCGACCTCGTTCTTCTACATCCACAGCAGCCAGTGGCGCTACGAAAGGCTGGCGATGACCGAGATTCTGTCGCCGCTGGTCGATCCACGGCAATGGCAGGGGACGCAGATCGATTACAACGTGCGTTCAGCGCGCATGGGCTGGCTGCCGACCGCGCCGCATTTCGACGCCAATCCGCTGCAAATTGCCAAGGATGCCGCTGCCGCCGGTAAGGCCCCGAACGAATATCTGGCGGAGAGTCTCAAAGCCGGCAAGGTCAATTTCGCCTTTGAAGACCCGGACAACCCGGTCAACTTCCCGCGCAACATGTTCGTCTGGCGCTCCAACCTGCTCGGTTCCTCGGGCAAGGGCCATGAATACTTCCTCAAGTATCTGCTCGGCGCGGTGCATGGCGTGCAGGGCAAGGATTTGGGCGAGGAGGGCGGCGAGAAGCCGATGGAGGTGAAGTGGCGGAAGGGTGCGGAAGGCAAACTTGATCTGCTGGTGACCCTGGATTTCCGCATGTCCACCACCTGCATGTACTCGGATATCGTGCTGCCGACCGCCACCTGGTACGAGAAGAACGATCTCAACACCAGCGACATGCACCCGTTCATTCACCCGCTGAGCGCGGCGGTGGACCCGGCCTGGGAATCACGCACCGATTGGGACATCTTCAAGGGCATCGCTCGAACCTTCTCCGAGGTCTGCGTCGGTCATCTGGGCGTGGAGAAGGACATCATCGCTTTGCCAACCCAGCACGACACCCCCAGCGAACTGGCCATGCCGGACGTGAAGGATTGGAAAAAGGGTGAATGCGAGCTGATCCCCGGCAAGACCGCGCCGAGCCTGATCGTGGTCGAGCGCGACTATCCGAATACCTACAAGAAGTTCACCTCGGTCGGGCCACTGCTGGACACCATCGGCAACGGTGGTAAAGGCATCAGTTGGAAGACCGAGCACGAGGTCGAGGCGCTGGCGACGCTCAATTACACCGTACTGGAGGAAGGCGTTTCCAAGGGCCGGCCCCGCATCGACAGCGACATCGACGCCGCTGAAATGATCATGATGCTGGCTCCGGAGACCAACGGCCATGTGGCGGTGAAAGCCTGGGCGGCGCTGGGCAAAATCACCGGCCGCGACCATACCCATCTGGCGTTGCCCAAGGAGCACGAAAAGATCCGCTTCCGCGACATTCAGGCCCAGCCGCGCAAGATCATTTCCTCGCCGACCTGGTCGGGTCTGGAAGATGAAAAGGTCAGCTACAACGCCGGCTACACCAACGTCCATGAACTGATTCCATGGCGGACCCTGACCGGTCGCCAGCAGTTCTATCAGGATCATCCGTGGATGCTCGGTTTTGGTGAAGCGATGTGCGCCTACCGGCCGCCGGTGGACATGAAAACCATCGAGCCGATCATCGGCAAGAAGCCGAACGGTAACCAGGAAATCGTGCTGAACTTCATCACCCCGCACCAGAAGTGGGGTATCCACAGCACCTACACCGACAATCTGTTGATGCTGACTCTGTCGCGGGGTGGCCCGATCATCTGGATGTCCGAAATCGACGCCAAAAAGGCGGGCATCGAGGACAACGACTGGATCGAAGCCTACAACCTCAATGGCGCGATTGCCGCCCGCGCGGTGGTCAGCCAGCGCGTGCCGGAAGGTATGTCGATGATGTATCACGCCCAGGAGAAGATCGTGAACACGCCGGGATCGGAAATCACCGGCACTCGGGGCGGCATTCACAACTCGGTCACTCGCACCGTGCTGAAGCCAACCCATATGATCGGTAGCTACGCCCAGCAGAGTTATGGCTTTAACTATTACGGCACCGTCGGCGCCAATCGCGACGAGTTCATCATTGTCCGCAAGATGGCCAAGGTCGATTGGCTGGATGACGAAATCCCGGCCGACGCCACCGTGGAGGCTCATTGA
- a CDS encoding MFS transporter: protein MNTLAFAVNFAVWTMFSIIGIRIKQQLNLSETEFGLLVATPILTGSLVRLPLGILTDRFGGRIVFFIQMIIVAIPIYGLAFATQYWQYLTLGLFVGLAGGSFATGIAYTSAWFSKERQGTAMGIFGAGNAGSAITNLVAPLLVVAYGWRMVPQVYSIAMLVMAVIFWFFTYPDPKTEERKKSGVKLTLGQQLTPLMDLRVWRFGVAYYFVFGGFVALALWLPKYYVGEYGLDLKTASFVTMLFTLPSGVIRALGGWISDRYGGSQTTWWVFWISLISLFFLCYPQTTMTVHTLRGDVSLHVGLGVVSFTVLVFLVGIAQGIGKASVYRCLADYYPNNMGSVGGLVGVIGGLGGFTMPIMFGIALDAIGVRSSAYMIMFAVLAAAMLWTWLAERDEREAILERHADVRAEMEQAQLIEHVRPHWRRLVDWRPDDETFWEKTGRRIANRNLWLSMPALLLAFAVWVVWSVIVVELPHIGFQFTSNQLFWLAALPGLSGALFRMLFSFVVPIFGGRNWTVFSTALLLLPTLWIGVAVQDPNTQYPVFVVIALLCGLGAGNFSSSMANISFFYPRRLQGTALGLNAGIGNLGVGLAQLIAPIAIYGGTLLVLGGHPQSHADGGATTQIWVQNAGFIWVPFIAAAAIAAYFGMDNIASVKAGFAEQAAIFKHKHQWLMSWLYIGTFGSFIGLAVGFPMLVNTVFPGVDAFQFAFIGPLLAAFVRPIGGWLADRVGGAIITLGIFLIMAVAPLAAAAFLPGANGGGNVMGFVAMFLVLFLAAGIGNGSTFRMIPIIFRTLRERQVTDRNDEVALEQARRDGATEAAAAMGLSAAIAAFGGFFIPMAYGTSIELTGSPQSALIFFSLFYLSCVLVTWRWYSRKGAEVAC from the coding sequence ATGAACACGCTGGCCTTTGCGGTGAACTTCGCCGTGTGGACCATGTTCTCCATTATCGGCATCCGCATTAAACAGCAACTCAATCTTAGTGAAACTGAATTCGGCCTGCTGGTCGCCACACCGATTCTGACCGGCTCACTGGTCCGGCTGCCGCTCGGCATTCTCACCGACCGCTTCGGTGGGCGCATTGTGTTTTTCATCCAGATGATCATCGTCGCCATTCCGATTTACGGGTTGGCATTCGCGACTCAGTACTGGCAATACCTCACCCTCGGTCTGTTCGTGGGACTGGCCGGTGGCTCGTTTGCCACGGGCATCGCCTACACTTCGGCCTGGTTCAGCAAGGAGCGGCAAGGCACGGCGATGGGTATCTTCGGTGCTGGCAACGCCGGTTCCGCCATCACCAATCTGGTCGCGCCGTTGCTGGTCGTCGCCTACGGCTGGCGAATGGTGCCGCAGGTCTATTCCATCGCCATGCTGGTGATGGCCGTCATATTCTGGTTCTTCACCTATCCCGATCCCAAGACCGAGGAACGCAAAAAATCCGGGGTCAAGCTGACGCTCGGCCAACAGCTCACCCCCCTGATGGATTTGCGGGTGTGGCGGTTCGGCGTGGCCTATTACTTCGTATTCGGCGGCTTCGTGGCGCTGGCGTTGTGGCTGCCCAAATACTACGTCGGTGAATACGGTCTTGACCTGAAAACCGCTTCTTTCGTCACCATGCTGTTTACCCTGCCTTCCGGGGTCATCCGCGCCTTGGGCGGCTGGATTTCCGACCGTTACGGCGGCAGCCAGACCACCTGGTGGGTGTTCTGGATTTCGCTGATCAGCCTGTTTTTCCTCTGCTACCCGCAGACCACCATGACCGTTCATACCTTGCGCGGCGATGTGTCGCTCCATGTCGGTCTGGGCGTGGTGTCTTTCACCGTGCTGGTGTTCCTGGTCGGCATCGCCCAAGGCATCGGTAAAGCCAGCGTCTACCGCTGCCTGGCCGATTACTATCCCAATAATATGGGTTCGGTCGGTGGTTTGGTCGGGGTCATCGGTGGCTTGGGTGGTTTCACCATGCCGATTATGTTCGGTATCGCCCTGGACGCCATTGGGGTGCGCAGCAGTGCCTACATGATCATGTTTGCGGTGCTGGCCGCGGCCATGCTGTGGACCTGGCTGGCCGAGCGGGATGAGCGCGAGGCGATTCTGGAACGGCACGCCGATGTCCGCGCCGAGATGGAACAGGCGCAACTCATCGAGCATGTGCGACCACACTGGCGGCGGTTGGTCGATTGGCGGCCCGACGACGAAACCTTCTGGGAAAAGACCGGGCGGCGCATCGCCAATCGCAATTTGTGGCTGTCGATGCCCGCGCTGCTGTTGGCCTTCGCCGTCTGGGTGGTGTGGAGCGTGATCGTGGTCGAACTGCCGCATATCGGCTTCCAGTTCACTTCCAACCAGTTGTTCTGGCTGGCGGCGCTGCCTGGCTTGTCCGGGGCGCTGTTCCGTATGCTGTTCTCCTTCGTGGTGCCGATCTTCGGCGGGCGCAACTGGACGGTGTTCAGCACCGCCCTGCTGTTGCTGCCGACCCTGTGGATCGGCGTCGCGGTGCAAGACCCCAATACCCAGTATCCGGTATTCGTCGTCATCGCCCTGCTGTGTGGACTGGGCGCGGGCAACTTTTCTTCCAGCATGGCCAATATCAGCTTTTTCTATCCGCGGCGTTTGCAAGGCACCGCATTGGGGTTGAACGCGGGTATCGGTAATCTGGGCGTGGGCCTGGCGCAGTTGATCGCGCCGATTGCAATTTACGGTGGGACGCTGCTGGTACTGGGCGGCCACCCGCAAAGCCATGCGGATGGGGGCGCAACGACCCAGATCTGGGTGCAGAACGCCGGATTCATCTGGGTACCGTTCATCGCCGCCGCCGCCATCGCCGCCTACTTTGGCATGGACAACATTGCCAGCGTCAAGGCCGGTTTCGCCGAGCAGGCCGCGATTTTCAAGCACAAGCATCAGTGGTTGATGAGCTGGCTCTACATCGGCACTTTCGGTTCCTTCATCGGGCTGGCGGTCGGGTTCCCGATGCTGGTCAACACCGTATTCCCTGGGGTGGACGCCTTCCAGTTTGCCTTCATCGGCCCGCTGCTCGCGGCCTTTGTCCGACCCATCGGTGGTTGGCTGGCGGATCGTGTGGGTGGCGCGATCATCACCTTGGGAATCTTCCTGATCATGGCGGTGGCGCCCTTGGCCGCCGCGGCATTCCTGCCGGGAGCGAATGGTGGGGGCAACGTGATGGGCTTCGTGGCGATGTTCCTGGTGCTGTTCCTCGCCGCCGGCATCGGCAACGGTTCCACCTTCCGCATGATTCCGATCATCTTCCGCACCCTGCGCGAGCGGCAGGTCACCGACCGGAATGATGAGGTCGCACTCGAACAGGCGCGGCGCGACGGCGCGACCGAGGCGGCCGCCGCCATGGGCTTGAGCGCGGCGATCGCGGCCTTCGGTGGGTTCTTCATCCCCATGGCCTATGGCACCTCCATCGAACTGACCGGGAGCCCGCAAAGCGCCTTGATTTTCTTCAGCCTGTTTTATCTGAGCTGCGTGCTGGTGACTTGGCGGTGGTATTCACGCAAGGGGGCCGAAGTGGCGTGCTGA
- a CDS encoding MFS transporter — translation MADIREWRVEDSHFWETTGKGIANRNLWISIPSLLCGFAVWIYWSIITVQMLNAGFPFKPAELFTLAAIAGLTGATLRIPSSFFIRIAGGRNTIVFTTALLMIPALGTGLALQSQETPLWVFQLLAFLSGFGGGNFASSMSNISFFFPKRMQGLALGLNAGLGNAGVTTMQILVPLVMTFPLLGSFGGDPVVLEQASGSLVGKIAAGTPTYIQNAGFVWLFLLIPLAFIGWFGMNNIHTEEVSPHIGSPLGAISKITGMLLIGFITAGVGLYLILPAPAGLGLPSWAKWVVLPGVIALTVFLLKLIPGEIKPNLQRQYLIFGNKHTWVMSVIYTMTFGSFIGYSAAFALAIKVIFGFTHIEGADGVLTHATVNPNAPSALMYAWMGPFIGALIRPIGGWISDKVGGALVTQIITVVMIGAALGVAYYMSAAYQSATPEQYFMPFFLLFLILFAASGIGNGSTFRTIAMVFPKEQAGPVLGWTSAVAAYGAFIIPQVFGEQIKATTPEYALYGFAIFYFICLLLNWWYYLGPKAEFKNP, via the coding sequence ATGGCAGATATCCGTGAATGGCGCGTGGAAGACTCCCATTTTTGGGAAACCACGGGCAAAGGCATCGCCAACCGTAATCTGTGGATTTCCATTCCCAGCCTGTTGTGCGGCTTCGCGGTGTGGATTTACTGGAGCATCATCACCGTCCAGATGCTTAACGCCGGTTTTCCGTTCAAGCCGGCTGAACTATTCACGCTGGCGGCCATCGCTGGCCTGACCGGGGCGACTCTGCGTATCCCGTCGAGCTTCTTCATCCGCATCGCCGGCGGTCGCAACACGATTGTATTTACCACCGCGTTGTTGATGATCCCGGCGCTCGGCACCGGTTTGGCCTTGCAGAGTCAGGAAACCCCGTTATGGGTGTTCCAATTGTTGGCGTTCCTGTCGGGCTTCGGTGGCGGCAACTTCGCCTCCAGCATGTCCAACATCAGCTTCTTCTTTCCCAAGCGGATGCAGGGGCTGGCGCTGGGCCTGAATGCCGGACTGGGCAACGCCGGCGTGACCACCATGCAGATTCTGGTGCCGCTGGTGATGACCTTTCCGCTATTGGGCAGCTTTGGCGGCGACCCGGTGGTGCTGGAGCAGGCGTCCGGTTCGCTGGTCGGCAAGATCGCCGCCGGTACGCCGACCTATATTCAGAACGCCGGCTTCGTCTGGCTATTCCTGCTGATACCGTTGGCCTTCATTGGCTGGTTCGGCATGAATAATATCCACACCGAGGAAGTCTCGCCACATATCGGTTCGCCCTTGGGGGCGATCTCCAAGATCACCGGTATGTTGCTCATTGGCTTCATCACCGCTGGTGTGGGCCTGTACCTGATCCTGCCGGCACCGGCTGGACTCGGACTACCCTCGTGGGCCAAGTGGGTCGTGTTGCCCGGCGTGATCGCGCTGACGGTATTTCTGCTCAAGCTGATTCCGGGCGAGATCAAACCCAATCTTCAACGGCAGTACCTCATCTTCGGCAACAAGCACACCTGGGTCATGAGCGTGATCTACACCATGACCTTCGGCAGTTTCATCGGCTATTCCGCCGCCTTTGCCCTGGCCATCAAGGTCATTTTCGGGTTCACCCACATCGAAGGAGCGGATGGCGTACTGACTCATGCCACCGTCAACCCCAACGCACCCAGCGCGCTGATGTACGCGTGGATGGGTCCGTTCATTGGCGCGCTGATCCGGCCCATCGGCGGCTGGATTTCCGACAAGGTCGGCGGCGCCCTGGTCACGCAGATCATTACCGTGGTGATGATCGGCGCCGCGCTGGGTGTGGCCTATTACATGAGCGCCGCTTATCAATCGGCCACGCCGGAACAGTATTTCATGCCGTTCTTCCTGCTGTTCCTGATCCTGTTCGCGGCCAGCGGCATCGGCAATGGTTCCACGTTTCGCACCATCGCCATGGTGTTTCCCAAGGAACAGGCTGGACCGGTGCTCGGTTGGACTTCGGCGGTGGCGGCTTACGGCGCTTTTATTATTCCGCAGGTGTTCGGCGAGCAGATCAAGGCCACCACGCCCGAGTACGCGCTCTACGGTTTCGCCATTTTCTACTTCATCTGCCTGCTGCTGAACTGGTGGTACTACCTCGGCCCCAAGGCGGAGTTCAAGAATCCCTGA
- the narI gene encoding respiratory nitrate reductase subunit gamma, translated as MSYLNTLLFGVYPYLAGAVFLLGSLARFDRDPFTWKAHSSQMISNKNMRWASNLFHVGILLLFAGHFIGLLTPPEVFHALGVSAGAKQILAIVAGSVAGLMCFAGLTMLVQRRLTDPRVRATSTRMDIFILLLLYAQLILGLLTIPLSLMHLDGHNMLNLMAWGRNVVTFDPAEAVAAIGEVGLLFKLHIFLGLTVFLVFPFSRLVHIWSAPVTYVTRPYQVVRQR; from the coding sequence ATGAGTTACCTGAATACTCTGTTATTTGGCGTTTATCCTTATCTGGCCGGCGCGGTGTTTCTGCTCGGCAGTTTGGCGCGCTTCGACCGCGACCCGTTCACCTGGAAGGCGCATTCCAGCCAGATGATCAGCAACAAAAACATGCGTTGGGCCAGCAATCTGTTTCATGTGGGTATCCTGTTGCTGTTCGCCGGTCATTTCATCGGTTTGTTGACGCCGCCGGAGGTATTCCACGCCTTGGGGGTTTCCGCCGGGGCCAAGCAGATACTGGCCATCGTCGCCGGTAGTGTCGCCGGGTTGATGTGCTTCGCTGGGCTAACGATGCTGGTGCAGCGACGGTTGACCGACCCTCGGGTGCGGGCCACCAGCACCCGGATGGATATCTTTATCTTGCTGCTGCTGTATGCCCAGTTGATTCTCGGCCTGCTGACCATCCCACTGTCGTTGATGCATCTGGATGGTCACAACATGCTGAATCTGATGGCCTGGGGGCGCAATGTCGTCACCTTCGATCCGGCGGAGGCAGTGGCGGCTATTGGTGAGGTCGGTCTGCTGTTCAAGCTGCACATCTTCCTGGGCCTGACGGTCTTTCTGGTGTTCCCGTTTAGCCGTCTGGTACACATCTGGAGCGCACCAGTCACCTACGTGACTCGTCCGTATCAGGTGGTGCGGCAGCGCTGA
- the narH gene encoding nitrate reductase subunit beta yields MKVRAQIAMVLNLDKCIGCHTCSVTCKNVWTSRDGMEYAWFNNVETKPGVGYPKEWENQKKWNGGWKRRRDGKIEPKQGGKWRILANIFANPDLPAIDDYYEPWDYDYAHLQNAPESKAMPTARPRSAISGERMQKIQWGPNWEEILGTEFAKRSKDTNFENMQKEVYGEFENTFMMYLPRLCEHCLNPACVASCPSGAIYKREEDGIVLIDQDKCRGWRMCVSGCPYKKIYYNWNTGKSEKCILCYPRIEVGQPTVCSETCVGRIRYLGVLLYDADQIEQAASVTDEQSLYQAQLDIFLDPFNPAVQAEARKAGIPEPWLEAAQESPIYKMAIEWKIAFPLHPEYRTLPMVWYVPALSPIQSRAESGQIGMNGIIPDVGSLRIPLKYLANLLTAGDEKPVKLALERMLAMRAYMRGKTVDGEIRDDVLKAVGLRIDQIESMYRYLAIANYEDRFVIPTSHREYASATYDAFGERGGCGFSFGNGCSPGTDKSNLFGGKKVTTRRATPIRVEPTK; encoded by the coding sequence ATGAAAGTACGCGCACAAATCGCCATGGTCCTGAATCTGGACAAGTGCATTGGCTGCCACACCTGTTCGGTGACCTGCAAGAACGTTTGGACCAGCCGCGACGGCATGGAATACGCCTGGTTCAACAACGTCGAGACCAAACCCGGCGTCGGCTATCCCAAGGAGTGGGAGAACCAAAAGAAGTGGAACGGCGGCTGGAAGCGTCGCCGAGACGGCAAAATCGAACCGAAGCAGGGCGGCAAGTGGCGGATTCTGGCCAATATCTTCGCCAATCCCGATCTGCCGGCCATCGACGACTACTACGAGCCGTGGGACTATGACTACGCGCATTTGCAGAATGCGCCGGAGTCGAAAGCCATGCCCACCGCCCGGCCACGCTCGGCGATCAGTGGCGAGCGGATGCAGAAAATCCAGTGGGGGCCGAACTGGGAGGAAATCCTCGGCACCGAATTTGCCAAGCGCTCCAAGGATACCAACTTCGAGAACATGCAGAAGGAGGTTTACGGCGAGTTCGAAAACACCTTCATGATGTACTTGCCGCGCCTGTGCGAACACTGCCTGAATCCGGCCTGCGTCGCTTCCTGCCCGTCGGGCGCGATTTATAAGCGCGAGGAGGACGGCATCGTCCTGATCGACCAGGACAAGTGCCGAGGCTGGCGGATGTGCGTCTCCGGCTGCCCGTACAAGAAAATCTACTACAACTGGAACACCGGCAAGTCCGAGAAGTGCATCCTCTGCTACCCGCGCATCGAAGTCGGCCAGCCGACCGTCTGTTCGGAAACCTGCGTGGGTCGCATCCGCTACCTGGGGGTACTGCTGTACGACGCCGACCAGATCGAACAGGCCGCCAGTGTTACCGACGAGCAGAGTTTGTATCAGGCACAGCTCGATATATTCCTCGATCCGTTCAACCCGGCGGTGCAAGCCGAAGCGCGCAAGGCCGGCATTCCCGAACCGTGGCTGGAAGCCGCTCAGGAATCGCCGATCTACAAGATGGCGATCGAGTGGAAAATCGCTTTCCCGCTGCATCCCGAGTATCGCACGCTGCCGATGGTCTGGTACGTACCGGCGCTGTCGCCGATCCAGTCCCGCGCCGAGTCCGGTCAGATCGGCATGAACGGCATCATCCCCGATGTCGGCTCGTTGCGGATTCCGCTGAAGTATCTGGCCAATCTGCTGACCGCCGGCGACGAAAAGCCGGTCAAACTGGCGCTGGAGCGGATGCTGGCCATGCGGGCCTACATGCGCGGCAAGACGGTGGATGGGGAAATCCGCGACGATGTGTTGAAAGCGGTCGGTCTGCGTATTGATCAGATCGAATCGATGTACCGCTATCTGGCCATCGCCAATTACGAGGATCGCTTCGTCATTCCGACCAGTCATCGCGAATATGCCAGTGCGACCTATGACGCCTTTGGCGAACGCGGCGGTTGCGGTTTCAGCTTTGGCAACGGCTGCTCGCCGGGCACGGACAAAAGCAATTTGTTCGGCGGCAAGAAGGTGACCACGCGCCGGGCGACTCCGATCCGGGTGGAGCCCACGAAGTAG